The nucleotide sequence GTCGGGGCGTGGTTCGCGTCTCCGACGACGCCCAGTTGGACGCCTGGGCCGGTGGCCGGGAGGGGCTGGACCCCAGGGGCACGAACTTCCCGGTGGTGGTGCAGCAGTACGTGCCGAAGCCCGGCTACAACCTGCGGGTACACGTCGTCGGCCACCGGCCGGTGGTGGCGTACCGGCAGATCAGTCCCGGGCTGTGCACCAACACCCACCAGGGCGGCCTGGTGGAGCCGGTGCCGGTGACGGACCGGGCGCGCGAACTCTGCGACCGGGTCGTCGACTGCTTCGGTCCGGGCTTCTACGGCATCGACCTGGTGGAGTCGGTGGAGACCGGCGAGATGTGGGTGCTGGAGGTCAACACCAACCCCGACTTCGCCCGCTCCTCCGAGATCCACGGGGTGGACATCCCCGGCCACGTCGCCGAGTACGTCCGGGACCGGGTGTTCGCCACTATACCGAGCGGGGTGGCCTGATGGGCGACGACCGGATTACCGTGGCGGTCCTCGGCGGCAGCGGGTTCATCGGTGCCGAGCT is from Micromonospora sp. WMMD1102 and encodes:
- a CDS encoding RimK family alpha-L-glutamate ligase, yielding MNETADVLVSVTIVRPEERLLLRALRATGLTARSVTPRHTAAILNGAVPRPRAVLLRNVSHRELAAMSDRFEQAGIETLNTPGAVRLCLSKDLQAIAFARSGVPHPTTHVAFSVEQVGEYVAALGGDAVLKPISGSWGRGVVRVSDDAQLDAWAGGREGLDPRGTNFPVVVQQYVPKPGYNLRVHVVGHRPVVAYRQISPGLCTNTHQGGLVEPVPVTDRARELCDRVVDCFGPGFYGIDLVESVETGEMWVLEVNTNPDFARSSEIHGVDIPGHVAEYVRDRVFATIPSGVA